One Nostoc sp. CENA543 genomic window, CAAATCGACGAAGAAAAAGCCAGACTCAAAAGACTGGTGGAAGTTAGTCCTACCGATGTGCAGATGGCGCAAGCACAAGTGAGTAATGCGATCGCTAACCTCAGAAAAGCCGAAGCCGAACTAAAATTAAGCTACGTACAAGCACCCACATCTGGAGAAATTTTAAAAGTTCATACCAAATCAGGTGAAGCTATTAGCTCAGAAGGTATAGCCGAAATGGGTGATACTGAGCAAATGACGGTAGTTGCGGAAGTTCCAGAAGACAGCATTGGTAGAGTGCGTGTTGGTCAAAATGTCACTGTCTCTAGTGATAACGGTGCATTTAGCGGCGAAATCAGAGGAACTGTCACCGAAATTGGTAGAAGAATCGGCAAAAAAGACGTACTCAACAATGATCCCGCAGCTGATGTTGATGCCAGAGTCGTAGAAGTCAAAATCACTTTGTCACCAGAAGATAGTCAAAAAGTTTCTGGTTTAACCAACGCCAAAGTATTAGTTGAAATTAATAACTAATCAAAGGGAACAGAAAACAGGGAACAGTAATGAATTACCTGTTAACTGTTGACTATTGACCATTGACTATTGACTATTGACTATTGACTATTGACTAATAACTAATGACCAATTTACTTACAACAATTAATCGTAAAAAAATACCTCTGGCGTGGCTGCAATTAACACGAGAAAAAACTCGCCTCGCCGTCGCTTTAGCCGGAATTGCCTTTGCTGATATCTTGATGTTTATGCAGCTTGGTTTCCGGGATGCACTGTATTACAGTAACGTCCGGTTACATACTAGTTTACAAGGTGATATTGTTTTATTAAATCGTCAATCTAATGCTGTCTTGGCTATGAAAGGCTTTTCACAGCGACGATTGTATAAAGCTTTGGAATTACCATCTGTAAAATCAGTGCATCCCATCTATTTGGATTATTCAGTTTGGAAAAATCCTGATACTGGTAAAACTCGCAGCATTCTGGTATTTGGTATTAATCCTGAAACCAATCTCTTTAATTTACCAGGAGTACAGGAAAATCTAGATAAACTCAAACTGTCTGATACTGTTTTATTTGACCGTTCTTCTCGACAAGAATATGGGCCGATCGCCAAGTATTTTGAACAAGGTAAAAATGTCACGGCAGAAGTTCGCAGACGACAAGTTAAAGTAGTAGGACTGTTTACTTTGGGTGCATCTTTTGGTGCAGATGGTAACTTAATTACCAGTGATGTCAATTTTTTACGTTTATTCCCTATTCGTCGTCAGGGGTTAATTGATATTGGTTTAATTAGATTAAAACCAGGTGCTAATGCGAATGCTGTTGCTCAAGAATTACGCAATTATTTACCTCAAGATGTCAATGTTTTAACCAAACAAGAATTTATTGATTTTGAGCGTAATTATTGGGCAAGTAGTACAGCTATTGGTTTTATTTTCACTTTAGGCACAATCATGGGTTTTATTG contains:
- the devC gene encoding ABC transporter permease DevC — encoded protein: MTNLLTTINRKKIPLAWLQLTREKTRLAVALAGIAFADILMFMQLGFRDALYYSNVRLHTSLQGDIVLLNRQSNAVLAMKGFSQRRLYKALELPSVKSVHPIYLDYSVWKNPDTGKTRSILVFGINPETNLFNLPGVQENLDKLKLSDTVLFDRSSRQEYGPIAKYFEQGKNVTAEVRRRQVKVVGLFTLGASFGADGNLITSDVNFLRLFPIRRQGLIDIGLIRLKPGANANAVAQELRNYLPQDVNVLTKQEFIDFERNYWASSTAIGFIFTLGTIMGFIVGTVIVYQILYTEVTDHLSEYATLKAIGYTHKYLLGVILQEALILALIGYIPGWAFTMFMYQTARNATLLPVFMSFERAVTVLILTFVMCVVSGTIAVRKLNSADPADIF